The Salvelinus namaycush isolate Seneca chromosome 19, SaNama_1.0, whole genome shotgun sequence DNA window ACACACTCGGCCCcggtggaatgagtttgacacgtgctgtAGACTGTGCCTGTAGGTGTCCTGTGTGTGGTGATAAATGAGGCAGTTACAGTAACTGTCCATCTGGCAGTGAACCAACTCCCCCTGGGGGACAGCATGTGTTACTACACCACCGCTTTCTATACAGAAGGGCTACTGTGTGTTGTAAGGCCAGTGTTAACCTGTTGGGATGTGTGTTGTAAACCCAGTGCCAGTGTTAACCTGTTGGGATGTGTGTTGTAAACCCAGTGCCAGTGTTAACCggttgtaatgtgtgtgtgtttcagatggTGAGAGCCCCAGCAGCAGGGAAGAGTCTCCCTACTgcttctcctaaacggaaaacgCAGATCTCTGACGACGAGATAGAGCGACAACTTCGAGCCCTGGGAGtggactaacacacacaccatggtCTAGGCCTGTGTACTAGCGGGCTGGTGGTCCATGTGTCTGACACTGGGAGATTGTGGGTGGTTATGAATATTTAATGACTAAATGAAGGAATAATAGAATATTGTGACCCACACTACATTCTGCTGCAGCTGGCAGCCTGCTGAAGGGGTTGGCTTCTTTATGTACATACAGAGTGTTGACTCTGGACAAGTGACCTCTATGTTCACATTATATTTTGTGCATGGCTTCTCCATTAGTCCTGGGAGTACAAATCCTGTGGGAGGATGATGAAGTCAAAGAAACAGAGTGAGGTAATGACTGTTCTCTGTGCTCTCACATCTTTAGGTACAGTACTATAGACGCTGCTGGTGTCAAACTACTGACAATGTGTCTGTCTAGTTCCACTGACATTAACTCTAGGAACTACTGACATTAACCCCTACGAGTAGGGTAAGGGCTTGACTTTTTCACTAATAAACATTTTGCATGAGAATCTATGGAATTAGCAGGATCAAACTGGATGTCAGATACGTAAATAGATTCAGTTTAAAACAATGTGTGAAAGAATAATTAATGCTAATTCAAACTAATAATCATTAACTTGATATATCAAAGAATGGTTAATTTTGAATTGCTTGTTTTGTACTATTGAGTTGTACTCTAATTTGAAGATATTGTCTTAGTTGATCTCTGTGTGTCCTGTCTTTCTGATGTGGGATTGAAccagcagtctgtctgtcctcatctctccttTTATCTCGGCTGCTGTGCAGTTATCGTATCTGTTGTTAGAGCTGTTTTtttaacaccacacacacacattctagaGTGTACAATGGGTTTATGAAGAAGACACTGATCATTGTCTTCCTGACGCGTGCTCTGTTTCACTCGACCATGCTGTAAGAGCAGGTTAGGAGACAATGACATTGTGCATTATCAACTAAAAAACATTTCATGCATTCTAGAATGTTCCCTCTCATGGTTCTCTTCTGGTTTTCTAATGTCGACTAGTATATCACTGTATACTAAAATAATTGTCTTAATGATTGTTACTGGAAAACATTGACTGGCTTACTATTGTTACATCAGTTTCTTTTCAACTTCATTTTGTGGTGCAATTCTCCAGTGAGGAAAGGTGAATAAATGAAGGTTGTTGTCACACTTTTTATCCACCATGTATGTAAACTACTGTATGTATCCTCTGTATCTGTACAGTTGTACTGTTTAGACGTGATGACTTTTATAATGAATAAAATAGCATCGTACAAAAAAAtggttttatttgtcacacactgaataggtgcagtgaaatgtgttgttttactaGCTGCTGCTCAAACAATGACCTATGCCAACCACACCTCCTTCACATCAATGGTGTTTTTATTCAGTCATTGAAGAGGATAGTCCACATTAGAAGCATGGAGGCCCAGAGCTGTAATGACACAATTTGAATTGAAGggagtcaattcaggaagtgattttaatttaaattcaaaaatgttttttttattttataaatagcTTCTACTCCTCAGtttattgagaagtcattgaaaataGATGTAGTTTTTTCAAATTTGGAATGGTTACTTCTggaattgactgccttcaatttgAATTGACCCCAGCCCTGACACACTCACGCAGCGCTTTGTCCCGCTGGAGAGCGCAGCCATATACCACAGGCTGTGAATTAGCGCATAGAGCTCATTATGTAGGCTCCTTTTCTCAGGCCACAGAGCATGCTCCCTTCTAGTTTGATCCTTGTTTCATGCCTGTCCTATTGAGATGACTCTGTCTAGATTCTTACAGTTCTGCTCTCCCAGTACATCCCAATGAAGACATGGGAGAGTGAATGGTTCCTGGGGGAAGGGGCTATGGAGATGAATTCAGAGGTTCCTCCACCAGACAGCTGTAAGACAGGAGCAACTCTACAGTTATAATGACCGGGTGAGTTTAGCACAGTATGCACATGTTTACTAGTGGGCTGGATGTTTGTATTCACAGAAACACGTCAATAAATCAGGGAATATGTCAAATGTCACTGTCATACAGTGCAGGGTGCTCAGCTCCCTTTTATTGGGCTCGGAAATACCAACTGCTTAATAAATTAATCAACAAATCATTACATTAAATGCATGTCAGTGCACAATCCATGAATTAATTAATTGCATCTCTGATAAATGTTTAATTAAATCATATTTCATATCATAAATCATATATACAGGGACACAGGTGCTTGTATATTCATCACTTAAATCATCTCCTGTCCTCACCACACTGTTGGTTTGTATGTATTTATTCATGGGAAATGCATCAAGAAATCAGTAAGTATGAAAAATGACATGTGCAACTGGGACATTGCGTTTTGATTTCTTACATATCAAAATGTCTGAGAATGTCTCtatatcgttctctctctctctgggttgaaGATGTCTCTGACTTGAAAACACATCTGTCAATAAATTAGATGTTCACATTCATAATGATTCAGTTTTATATATTACATTTCAGATAAATAAATCATAATAAAGACACATGGGAATGTATTAGTATCATTTGTTTTTACAACGACCAGACATGGAATCATAAATTGTTATACGTTGGTTTAGGCACTTCTGGGAGAAATAGTAGTAGGCTGCAGGCACTTGAAGAACAATATGCTTTTGGTCCAATAAAGAATGAGGTCACACCCGAACTCAAGGTTTTTTGGCATTGGGGGACAGATAGGGGTTAGGATTATCTATAGGTAGGACTGTCCTTGGTCAGGTAGGAGCTGTGGTGAAGGCTGGTCTTGACCCGTTTCTCTCGTTGCCGACGGTTACAGAACCAGACCCGGACCACCTCCTTCTCCAGGTGTAGCCCCTCGGCCATACGGACGATCTCCTGAGATGAGGGCTTGATCTTCTCCCCGAAACTACGCTCCAATGCCTCCTTAGCCCCCAGACTACAGGAGGAGAGGGATGCAGTGTTTAAAGAGGGAGGTGGTGTTTGATCAAACAGCTTTCAAGCATCTCTGTAATTGTAATGTGTAGTTAGTTACCTGATGGAAAAATATGTTGTAGGTATCTGATGCAGAAGAGAAAATTGCGAGGGTAGTTACCTGATAGTGGTTCTTCGTTTCCTCTTACGCTCATTCATGCCCATTTTCTCATTAAACAGAGCTGTGGAAAGAACAACATTAAGGTCACATCCTTAGTCATTCATTACTTTAAGGTCATGgctgtccctctctcccaggGTAAGATCATGGTTTTCCACTCACCCCCGGCCTGCTCTGCTTCGTCCAGCCACTTGGCCAGGATGGCCTTTAGCGTGCAGGCGTTCTTGAAGCTCAGCTGCAGGTTCTCAAAGCGACAGATGGTTGTCTGGCTGAACTCTGAGCCATGCACCGCAGCCAGAGCCTCTCCAACGTTAGTTTGGGTGTACCCtttgaaacagacacacacacacagtcagccatTACattgtgggtgtgcgtgtgtaacTGTTTTAAACAGTTCAGGACAGAAAGACAGTAGCTATCTAACTCACCCAGTTTGATCCTGCGGAGTTTGAAGTCGTTGGCAAACTTCTCCAGCTCTCGTATCTGAGGTGAGTCCATGTCGGGGGGGTCATCTGGTGGCCGGCTCCTAAGGCGGAGGTCCTTAGTGCCCCCCAGGGGCGGCTCCTCAGACAGCACGGCAGGGGGCAGTGGGGGGAAACTGTGGCTCAGAGAGCACGACCCCCCACCCAGACCATGCTCTGGAAACTTATACAGACAAGGGGCCAATGAACCTAAATAGATGGAGAAACATCAACTGTGATACCAGCTACAGCCACTAGAGGGAAGTGTAGCTGTGTAaagggtgttgtgtgtgtgtgtgtgtgtgtgtgtgtgtgtgtgtgtaccttgcaGTGTGTTTGCTCCGTTGACCATGTTGGGGTGCGGGACGCTGCAGGTCTGGAGGATTCTGGTCTGAGATATACTGGCAGACAGCATCTCCTGAGCTAGGGAGGAAACCTTTATCATCAGCAGCATccccatcaccatcatcatcatccccaccaccaccaccatcatcatcatcatcaccaccatcatcactgaCCTGCCATCATGCCGTAAGTGGTCTGTTGGTTGCTATAGTGACAGGGTGTGACGGGGTAGTGCAGGCCGGGGGGACCGTTGCTGAGAGCGTTGCCaagggtggaggtggagaggtgCATGTGGGAACGCttggaggactggaggagagacaGACCTGACGGGACTGGAGAGAGGTTgagggaacgagggagagagacCTTAGATCAGTTTAGACATGGCTTTTTGCTGTACTTGTGTAATTGTCAATGGGTGCACCTGCTTGTGGAAGAAACTGTATTGAGTGATAGCAATAGAATGGTGGTTGATTTACATTCTTTGTTGTAGAAGCTGTAGTGTTGAATTAGCAATAGTGTGGGTTCCTTTCCAATGACAATGGACAGAACATTGGATCTCAGTTAGCAGGTGTGGTCTTCTGGTGAAGTCATTTCTCATGGTGAATGTGGACTGTTAATTTAGCTCTCAAACTGGACAGGCTAATAACACTCCTACTGTCCTCCATACTACAGTAATAAttctctacagacagacacagcaggGAGAAACTGTGAATCTTATAAGAAACTGTGCAGACAATGTTCAGATGCAGTCCAAAATCTTCCTCTTCAGCTGTAAAGtaagatgtgtgtttgtgtgcgtgtaataataatttggtgggtgctatttcatgtgttttttccatttcccaactctccctgagaccCCCTTCGGAGAGTCAAGTCACGGCCAGTGTCTGCCAATGCGACCCTGGAGCAGttcgggttaagtgccttgctcaagggcacatcgaccaatttttcaccttgtcggctcagggattcaaactagAAACctgtcggttactggcccaacgctctaaacgctaggctacctgctacctgtgcgtgtgtgtgcaatcGCGTGCCAGTGTGGGGGTGTTAGTTAATAAATCCAGTCTGCAGCCTGGATAGCAGTGGGGGTCACACAAACACCCCACCTacgctctacacacacacacacacacacacacacacacacacacacacacacacacacacacacacacacacaactctatcCATCTCTGTGGAATCTCTCCAAGGCCAAGAGCTGAAGATGTTCTATCTACAAACATCTAAGAGAGATCTTCAGGGTTCAGCTATAACAGCTCTGCTAatatccacccacacacacacagcaaaaagACAGCCTTCAATGCAGTTACACCACAGAGAGCAGGGCCCAGCACAACTGTTAGAAGACTGGAAATGGTTCAGAGGGATAGAAAGAATGTGTTATCAGAGGTCAGGGATCagaggttaggggttggggtgAGACGTTACCTGCAGAcaccatgttgtgtgtgtgtgtggaggcggAGGAGGGCAGGCAGTCGGCAGCGGAGGCGTGGTGCATGAGGAGGGGCAGGGAGTCTCCTGCTAGGGTGGTGAAGGAGTCCGCGCTGAACGCCTGGCACGACATCACAATGATCTCACGACCTCCTTCTCACCTGGACAGGATCAGGAAGATTGACCTTCTCTGCACTTAGCTGTTCTCAGGTAGACACACAGGTGCTGACTTCTTGTCGTTTCTTCCCTGGACAGGTAAAAGCTGCTGTGCTTGGCTGGTCTCCTCTCCTTCTGCTTCCCATGTGTCTGTCACCTGGCCAGTATCTACTCTGTGTTCCTCCCTGGCCTCCCTGTGAGCCCACCTGAGTGACGCCCGCCTGTCTACTGCAGGTATTTATACCCCACCCTTCTCTGCCCCCCCACCACCGCCACCTCATCCATGTTAATACCCCCACCCAACCCCCCATAGCTGTGGTTGTATCTGACCCTCTGCCTCCAGCCCTCTAGCCAGTGCCGGGAAAAGCCTGGATTAGTAGCAGAGAGAATTGGGTAACTTAATCTTCTCTCTAGGTGGGTCTCTTTGggtccccccccctctctcaatccatttttttctctctctctgggtgtctgtctCTATTTCCATGCTATTTTTATGATATGGATGGATATTCTGAGCACcagactctatagggaacagataTTCCCATCTTTCAATTTCAAACTCTATGTTTATGAGAAGAAACTGTGCTAGGGTAACATGTGTAAAGACAGAATAGTCATGAGTGCTGCTGGAAAAAGAAGGCACACTACATACATCAATAGTATCGAACATTCACATCTATAGGTTTAAACTTCATTTATACTTTCTTTATGAGCTTTCTAGCAATGTCCCTCCCTGCAGAACTGAATACTAGACTAAGAAAACTTCTAGCAATACATTTTAATTAATTTAAGCTTTTTTTATGTGATTGACCTGGTTTGTAGTGAAAGAAGcagagtgtgtgtttgtaagtgtttgtgtgtgtgtttgtactctAACCATCTGTCTGGCAGGATTAGGAGGGGAATTGGAGAGGATGTGCCTGGCATTGTTTTGGCATTGTGTCTATATTGTGTTAGTATTGTATCAATTAGGTTGGTATTGTGTAAATATTGAACAAATTGGTTGGTATTGAGtgtgtattgtgttggtattgAGTGTGTATTGTGTTAGTATTGTATCAAGCAGGTTGGTATTTGGTGTGTATTGTGTTAGTATTGTATCAAATAGGTTGGTATTGGGTGTGTATTGTGTTAGTATTGTATCAAATAGGTTGGTATTGGGTGTGTATTGTGTTAGTATTGTATCAAATAGTTTGGTATTGGGTGTGTATTGTGTGGGCTCTATGTGTGTTAACTGTGTTCGCATGAAAGACAACAGAAATCATCTCTGATTAGTAGTTCATCTGGAGACGCGTGCTGGCGTGAGTTTCTCTCTGGCCCTGAGTCACTCTGCTGGAGAAAGACTTCAGTCCAGCTGTTGTTTTTGTGGTGATTATAGTGAGAGTTAAACCAGTGAAGTCACACTGTTGTTTAAGAGACAATAAGCTGTAGTTGTAGGTGGGCAGCAGGTGAGCTGATGTCACCAACTAGCCAGAAGTCAAAGCATCATGTGGGCACGctccaacctgcctcacaacaCCACAAGGAGTAAAAAGCCATACTGATGTACCCTACTAGATCAAATTGATTTGTAAAGCTTAGAAAACAAGCAGTGAACACACTACAATGCCATTTTAAACCGTCAGAATTGATAAATCATGGTTTATCCCTATGCCTTTGGCAAGGTGCTTAGTTGCGgttcaaatgtgtgtgtctgtcctcagCAAGGTGCTTAGCTGTCTAACCATTTCCAGAGTAGCAGGCCCTTTAACCAAAGTGAATAGTCTCTGTAATATCCCCTACTGTAAAGATTCATGTCTGGACGGAACGAGCTGGATTcttggagcagagagagagaatactggtacacaggagagaggagaagcagggtagagagaggggttagggagggtagagagaggggttaggggGGGTAAGAGAGGGGTTAGGGTGGGTAAAAAGTGGGGttagggagggtagagagaggggttagggagGGTAAGAGAGGGGTTAGGGAGGGTAAAAAGTGGGGttagggagggtagagagaggggctagggagggtagagagaggggctagggagggtagagagaggggctagggagggtagagagaggggctagggagggtagagagaggggctagggagggtagagagaggggctagggagggtagagagaggggctagggagggtagagagaggggctagggagggtagagagaggggttagggagggtagagagaggggttagggagGTTAAAGAGAAGGGTTAGGGAACGTAAAGAGAATGGTTAAGGAGGGTAAAGAGAAGGGTTAGGGAGGGTAAAGAGAGGGGTTAGGGAGGGTAAAGAGAGGGTAAAGAGAGTGGTTAGTGAGGGTAAAGAGAGTGGTTAGTGCGGGTAAAGAGACGGGTTAGGGAGGGTAAAGAGGGGTTAGGGAGGGTAAAGAGGGGTTAGGGAGGGTAAAGAGGGGTTAGGGAGGGTAAAGAGAGGGGTTAGGGAGGGTAAAGAGAGGGGTTAGGAAGGGTAAAAAGTGGGGTTAGGGAGGGTAAAGAGAGGGGTTAGGGAATGTAAGGATATGGGCTAGAAAGGGTAAAGAGGGGttagggagggtagagagagggttagggaggGTAAAGAGAGGGGTTAGGCAGGGTAAAGAGAGGTGTTAGGCAGGGTAGAGAGAGGTGTTAGGCAGGGTAGAGAGAGGTGTTAGGCAGGGTAAAGAGTGGGGtcagggagggtagagagaggggttagggagggtagagagagggattaGGGAGGGTAATGGGTGGAGtcagggagggtagagagagtggttagggtgggtagagagaggggttagggagGGTAAAGAGAGGTGTTAGTCTGGGTAAAGAGAGGGGttagggaggatagagagaggggttagggagggtagagaggggTTAGGAGGGTGAAGAGTGGGGttagggagggtagagagaggggttaggAGGGTAAAGAGGGGTtagggagggtagagaggggTTAGGAGGGTGAAGAGTGGGGttagggagggtagagagaggggttaggagggtaaagagaggggttagggagggtagagaggggTTAGGAGGGTGAAGAGTGGGGTCAGGGAGGGTAGAGAAAGGGGTTAGGGAGTGTAAAGAGAGGGGTTAGGAGGGTAAAGAGAGGGGTTATAGAGAGAGGGGTTAggcagggtagagagaggggttatGGAGGGTAAAGAGAGGGGTTATGGAGGGTAAAGAGAGGGGTTAggcagggtagagagaggggttatGGAGGGTAAAGAGAGGGGTTATGGAGGGTAAAGAGAGGGGTTAGGCAAGGGTAAAGAGAGGGGTtaggcagggaggagagaggggttaggCAGGGTAAGTAGAGGGGttagggagggtagagagaggggttagggaggggagagagagagaggggttagggagCTGTGAAGAGGAACCTTTCCCATGGTGGAGGAACAAAGACCCTCAACCTAATTAGTGATTGGACCATGAGCCGGCAGGGACCTGTCCCCAGCACCTGCCCTGTTCCGACCcctcactgagacacacacacacagcctgatcTACCAGAGCAGTGGGAACAGGACACATCCACGTCTTCTCACAGGTATCACATCATATACACACATGCACCCGTACAGTACTGAGGCCAGGTGATCTgtgggtaggtgtgtgtgtgtgtggttgtttgtgTGTGGTTAAGGATGTTGGTAGCTTTTATACCATTTACAATGAAgtaacataaaatattttcctgtGACGTTATAATGTCATCTCATACAGTACAGTTATATAACAGTGGAAAGCAGATGAAGCGTACGTAGTTTACATAAAAGTTATACTTTCTTTACGCAAGCAGAACTGAACTGGGACATTAATGTCACCTGAAACTGAAGTGGTTTTCCCTACGAGGCCAAACAGCAGAGTCATGTTTAACTCCTGTTTCCATTATGCAAACCTGAACTATAGCAGAGCGCCTCGCCAACTGATGAATATAGAGAGCTACCCTATGCTTCCATCGTGCAGCATCTGCCCTGAGCGCTCATTGCCTCTGAGCTCTACTGCATAAACACGTAGCACCAGTGCACGAGGCTAATTTCATCAACATATTCAACAAGCTAAAGGTTAGCCTGGATATACAACTCTGCTCCATTCATCTGCTCTCATTTAGTAAATGTCACAGCCAAATGTTTTCCGGCCAAACGAGATTGCAtgtttttgttggtttgtttgtcCCCAACTGCACAGATTACAGGAAGTGCATTGGTGGTGATTCCTTGGTCAGTTTACATGGCATTTTACTGGTGTCATATCTGTTGGATTTGTCCTTCTGTCACTATGGTAAGACTTGGACAATAAGAGGAAAAAGGTTAAAATATAGTAGAGTGAAGGTGAGCCACATAAAGAAAGTAACGTTTCTGGATAATTATCAATATGAAAATGTAATCTTAGCCTCTTTTTTTTGTATGTGCATCCTGCTACAGTTAGCGCATACTGTAGTTAAACAAACAAGAAGATCAATGCTCTATTGGTTACTGAGAACAGGAAATTCTCTATTACCACAGAAACCTTGTGAGCAAGGAGACGAATCAGTCATAGCCTGCTTTTAAAGAAAATTTCCCCTGGAGAAATGTAGAAAGTTATCAGAATATGACCTACCAGTCCATCAGGGCATATCTCTCTGGTCAATCTGGTTTATTttatctctctttttctttttctctttcctttGTAGCTACAGTTCCAGACCTCCCAGACACTGCACCTCAGTCTGAacactctctctgctccctctgaAATACGCTctggtagtatatatatatatctgactgGTAATATATATTTATCGGACTGGTAAATATATTTATCGGACTCAATGCTGAATGTTTAAAGATACATGTATTTTACTATCAATATACACCAAGAACACACCCgagtcccccctctctccctccatagtCATAGCTGTCTGGGTACTATACTTTACTGATAGGCTTTCTCTCTGTCGTCTACATACACAGATACAGCTAACAATGATATCATGATAATGCAAAGAGTGCAGTGTAGGGTCATATATTTATATACTTTAAAATAAACATGCACAGGAAACTATTTAATCGTTTCAGACTGATTGCTTTCAGCTACCTTTATACCGTCAAAAGAAAATGAAATAACCTCAATCTTTATTTTCACTGAACAATTATGGAGAACTGAAGCAGTGCCTTTCATTTATAGTCATGGCTATGAGAGTGTGCGCAGAGAAGGCTAGAGAGGCTagagaggctagagagagaaagaaggctAGAGAGAAAgaaggctagagagagagagagctagagaaggctagagagagagagagagagagagcctagagagaaggctagagagagagagggagccagagaagactggagagagagagagagaaggctagagagagagagagagagagaaggctagagagag harbors:
- the pou1f1 gene encoding pituitary-specific positive transcription factor 1 isoform X3; protein product: MSCQAFSADSFTTLAGDSLPLLMHHASAADCLPSSASTHTHNMVNGPPGLHYPVTPCHYSNQQTTYGMMAGSLAPCLYKFPEHGLGGGSCSLSHSFPPLPPAVLSEEPPLGGTKDLRLRSRPPDDPPDMDSPQIRELEKFANDFKLRRIKLGYTQTNVGEALAAVHGSEFSQTTICRFENLQLSFKNACTLKAILAKWLDEAEQAGALFNEKMGMNERKRKRRTTISLGAKEALERSFGEKIKPSSQEIVRMAEGLHLEKEVVRVWFCNRRQREKRVKTSLHHSSYLTKDSPTYR
- the pou1f1 gene encoding pituitary-specific positive transcription factor 1 isoform X1 — its product is MSCQAFSADSFTTLAGDSLPLLMHHASAADCLPSSASTHTHNMVSAVPSGLSLLQSSKRSHMHLSTSTLGNALSNGPPGLHYPVTPCHYSNQQTTYGMMAAQEMLSASISQTRILQTCSVPHPNMVNGANTLQGSLAPCLYKFPEHGLGGGSCSLSHSFPPLPPAVLSEEPPLGGTKDLRLRSRPPDDPPDMDSPQIRELEKFANDFKLRRIKLGYTQTNVGEALAAVHGSEFSQTTICRFENLQLSFKNACTLKAILAKWLDEAEQAGALFNEKMGMNERKRKRRTTISLGAKEALERSFGEKIKPSSQEIVRMAEGLHLEKEVVRVWFCNRRQREKRVKTSLHHSSYLTKDSPTYR
- the pou1f1 gene encoding pituitary-specific positive transcription factor 1 isoform X2 — its product is MSCQAFSADSFTTLAGDSLPLLMHHASAADCLPSSASTHTHNMVSAVPSGLSLLQSSKRSHMHLSTSTLGNALSNGPPGLHYPVTPCHYSNQQTTYGMMAGSLAPCLYKFPEHGLGGGSCSLSHSFPPLPPAVLSEEPPLGGTKDLRLRSRPPDDPPDMDSPQIRELEKFANDFKLRRIKLGYTQTNVGEALAAVHGSEFSQTTICRFENLQLSFKNACTLKAILAKWLDEAEQAGALFNEKMGMNERKRKRRTTISLGAKEALERSFGEKIKPSSQEIVRMAEGLHLEKEVVRVWFCNRRQREKRVKTSLHHSSYLTKDSPTYR